ACGTCCTCGCTCCATGACCCGACCGGGACCGGGCCGCTGAAGACAGCCTCCCCGTCGAGTGTTATCTCCACCTCTTTCTTTCCCTGGGCCATGTCTTCGCTGTAAAACATTACCTGGAGGTGTTCGGGCCCGGTCTCGAGGTGTTCGCCCTTGCCGCCCTCCTGCCAGGGTATGGACAGCTCCGCCTTGCCGTCGGTCCAGCTGTACTTAAAGCTCCTGTACCAGAACTTCATGGCCTTGGACGGATAGAGCCCTTTTGTCCGGACGTCTTTGTCTTCTCCGATAGAGTAGATAGAGGGGTTTATTTTGTCCGCCTTTTTTCTTGCGGCAATGTACTTGCAGGGGGCGTTCCTGCAAAACGGGGGGAGCTTGTTCGCGGCGAGCAGATACCTGTACTTCCTGGCCCTCTCCCCGTTCCAGAGATCTTCAAGGTCCCGGACCTCCTGCAGGTACCCGAGGTGGTAAATACGGTTGCTGAGGCAGCATAGATTTACCGCCCCGTCGACCGCTATATAGGTCATCTTCCAGGCCACGGGGCAGTCCCTTGGTTCGAATTCGTGGTAGCGCAGGGCCTCGGGCACGCCCGCGAGCGCCGCTTCTTCCGCCTCGTCCCCGGACGGGGGGGACGGGGGCTCGGAGTAAACGGCCTTGCGCATGGGGTCGAGCCTCACCTCTATGCCGAGCTCTTCGCCTTTGCGGAAGGCCTCTCTTAAATAAGTGCTCGCCCTCTCCGGGTCGGCGCTCAGGAGCTCTTTACCGTAGTCGAACCTATAGCCGTTTCTTTCGACGACCCAGCGTCTTCCCTCATCCTCTCCGATGCACAGAAAGAGCACTATGTCCGCGCCGAGCCTTTTGACGAGCTCGACGAACGCCGGGGCCTCCTCGAGGTTCTTCTGCATCAGAGTCATGCTCATCATGACCTCGGGGTAGCACATCCCTGCCCTGTTGCGCGCGTCGATGAACCTCTTTATCCTTGAGCATATGTCGTCGAAGTCTTGGTCGCGGATAAGCCTGTAAAGGCCGGCCGTGGCGGCGTCCATGGAAAAGGAGACGGTGAGGACCTGGCCCCCGAGGAAGAGTTCCGTAAATTCCTCGTTCATGAGGCTCCCGTTGGTATTCAATACCACTTTAGGACTATCGAGGCGAAGCTCCTGTATGGTTTTTTTGAAGGTGGGAGAGAGCATCGCCTCACCCTGGCCCTGCAGGCAGAATGTCCGGGCGGTCTTAACGTGGTTCATCACCCGCGGCATAAGCTCGATCGGAAAGTCGTCGTCCTTATCTATCTTGCCGCTTATGTGCTCGCACATGACGCACTTGAAGTTGCACCTGGTCGTGGTCTCTATGTACACGTCCTCGGGCGGCCTTGCCGTCCACGGCTCCGCATCGAGCATCGCCCGGCCCGGGTCCATGGAAAAGGGAAGCATATCGAGCACCCTCACGCCGAGCTCCCTCGGGTCGTTCCCCTTAAGACCCGGGGGAAGGGCCCGGTCCAGTTCGAAGACCAGGCTGAGCGGCCGCTCGTCCGGGAGGAGGCCGCGCAGGAAGTACGAGGCCCTTCCGTGGGTCAGGTTAAAGAGCCCGAGCGTCTCCCCGGCCGAGGTCTTTATGGAAAGGTTCATCTCGTTATCGGGGGAATTATTCCCCAAGTCGAACTTCAAGGAATCCCTGCCCGTTGTACCCCCGTTCAGTTCAACGGTGAAGCGCCTCTGCGTCCACACGAACCTGCCTTCCGGGCCTTGCTCCAGGCCGTAGAAGCCCTCCACAAGAGTGATGTTTTTTAAGAAAGAGTCCTGTTCCGCCACAGTATTAAATTCACTTTCTATATTATGGTAAGTCCGAGCCTCTTCGGCCTTGCCCCCATCTCCTCGAACCATAACGAGCCCTCTTTTACCATATCGAGCTTTAATGTGTAGCGTCCCTTTTTAAGCTCCGCAGAGTCTATCGTAAGCTCGAAGCCGCTGGAATCTCCGGGGGCAATGTCGGCGTCCGGGAGGCTGCCCCTGAACTCCCGCAAAGCACCTTTATTGCCCTCTTCGCGCATAACCCTGCCGCCGACCTTAAAAGAGTCCTCCTCGTTCCTGTCCTTATTGAGCCAGGTGACGTCACCGGTGTTCAGGACCTCTCCCCTGAGCACAAAGCTCTCCCCCTGCTTTAGCCGAACTTCATCACAAGAGGTCTTAAGCGTATAGCTTGGGCTGAAAAGGTCGGTCTGCGTTCGCATGTTCCTGTAAGAGGGGGTCAGCCTGTTAAAGTGCTCGCGCTCGGCTTCCGTGTAGCTCGCGATGACGCCGTCGTTGTCACTGCCGCACCAGGGCAGAAGAAAAAAGTGGATACCGTACTCCTCGCAGCGTTTTTTATATTCTTCGGCCATGGAAAGCTGCAGGGGGTGTCCCACAAAGGCCGCCCTCACGAGAAAACCCTTCTCTTTGAGATAGAGAAGCGAATCGAAAAACTTTCCTTCGTCGAAGTTCTTCGATGTGGGGTGCAGGGTGGCCGTGATTCGGAGGCCCCTTTCCAGGTCGGGCGAGCCCTGGGGCGTGATGCCGCTTTCCGCAAGCCCGGCCGGGTCTACGCTTAAGTTGGTGCAGATGTTCACCTTGAATCTTTTTGAAACCATTTCTATTATCGGGACTGTCGCCTCTGAAAGGAGGGGCTCTCCCCCCGAGACCACCAGGGATATACTGTCGTAGTTCGAAAGGATCTCCTCCATGACGGAGGTCCAGCTTTCGCATGAAAGCTCGGGAAGCGAAGAGGGGAACTTCTCGTATTTGAAAACACCCGCGGCGCTGCCGCAGTAGTTGCACGTATAGTTGCAGACAAGCGACGGCAGCCAGGCAATGAAGGCGTCCCCTTGAAAAGGCCTTTCAAAGGTCTGGTCGATGTGAACTCTTTTTTCATACGAACCGATGAATTCGTCGTTTATGCAGTTCGCCCTGACTACTAAAGGCTCGGCCTTGCCGTCCTCGAATATCCATTTGGTAGCC
This genomic stretch from Thermodesulfobacteriota bacterium harbors:
- a CDS encoding radical SAM protein, which codes for MVRGDGGKAEEARTYHNIESEFNTVAEQDSFLKNITLVEGFYGLEQGPEGRFVWTQRRFTVELNGGTTGRDSLKFDLGNNSPDNEMNLSIKTSAGETLGLFNLTHGRASYFLRGLLPDERPLSLVFELDRALPPGLKGNDPRELGVRVLDMLPFSMDPGRAMLDAEPWTARPPEDVYIETTTRCNFKCVMCEHISGKIDKDDDFPIELMPRVMNHVKTARTFCLQGQGEAMLSPTFKKTIQELRLDSPKVVLNTNGSLMNEEFTELFLGGQVLTVSFSMDAATAGLYRLIRDQDFDDICSRIKRFIDARNRAGMCYPEVMMSMTLMQKNLEEAPAFVELVKRLGADIVLFLCIGEDEGRRWVVERNGYRFDYGKELLSADPERASTYLREAFRKGEELGIEVRLDPMRKAVYSEPPSPPSGDEAEEAALAGVPEALRYHEFEPRDCPVAWKMTYIAVDGAVNLCCLSNRIYHLGYLQEVRDLEDLWNGERARKYRYLLAANKLPPFCRNAPCKYIAARKKADKINPSIYSIGEDKDVRTKGLYPSKAMKFWYRSFKYSWTDGKAELSIPWQEGGKGEHLETGPEHLQVMFYSEDMAQGKKEVEITLDGEAVFSGPVPVGSWSEDVLLGPELSRKLAPRGHVRVGIKSDTFIPPGASPGPLGVGVVLVALD